A part of Streptomyces sp. NBC_01210 genomic DNA contains:
- the prcA gene encoding proteasome subunit alpha, giving the protein MSTPFYVSPQQAMADRAEYARKGIARGRSLVVLQYTDGIVFVGENPSRALHKFSEIYDRIGFAAAGKYNEYENLRIGGVRYADLRGYTYDRDDVTARGLANVYAQTLGTIFSSAAEKPYEVELVVAEVGATPEGDQIYRLPHDGSIVDEHGSVAVGGNSEQISTYLDQRHRDGMSLAEALKLAVQALSNQANGNDREIPAERLEVAVLDRTRPQQRKFKRIVGRQLSRLLEADGAASTPTDAPSDTEETEEGGGE; this is encoded by the coding sequence GTGTCGACGCCGTTCTATGTCTCACCCCAGCAGGCCATGGCCGACCGGGCGGAATACGCCCGGAAGGGCATCGCCCGTGGTCGCAGCCTCGTCGTGCTGCAGTACACCGACGGCATCGTCTTCGTCGGTGAGAACCCGTCCCGTGCCCTGCACAAATTCAGTGAGATCTACGACCGGATCGGCTTCGCCGCGGCCGGCAAGTACAACGAGTACGAGAACCTGCGGATCGGCGGCGTGCGCTACGCCGATCTGCGCGGATACACCTACGACCGCGACGATGTGACGGCCCGTGGGCTCGCCAACGTCTACGCCCAGACCCTGGGCACGATCTTCTCCAGTGCGGCCGAGAAGCCGTACGAGGTGGAGCTGGTCGTCGCCGAGGTCGGCGCCACACCTGAGGGCGACCAGATCTACCGGCTGCCGCACGACGGATCGATCGTGGACGAGCACGGCTCGGTCGCGGTCGGCGGCAATTCCGAACAGATCAGCACCTACCTCGACCAGCGGCACCGTGACGGAATGTCGCTGGCGGAGGCACTGAAGCTGGCCGTCCAGGCCCTGTCCAACCAGGCCAACGGCAACGACCGGGAGATCCCCGCGGAGCGGCTGGAGGTGGCGGTCCTGGACCGCACACGACCGCAGCAGCGGAAGTTCAAGCGCATCGTCGGGCGGCAGCTGTCGCGGCTGCTCGAGGCCGACGGCGCCGCGTCGACCCCGACGGATGCCCCGTCGGACACCGAGGAGACGGAAGAGGGCGGCGGCGAGTAG
- the prcB gene encoding proteasome subunit beta has translation MEANPRSTGRLPAAFLTPGSSSFMDFLGQHSPEMLPGKRVLPPVQGAIEAPHGTTIVATTFPGGVVLAGDRRATMGNMIAQRDIEKVFPADEYSAVGIAGTAGLAVEMVKLFQLELEHFEKVEGAQLSLEGKANRLSTMIRGNLGMAMQGLAVVPLFAGYDVDREKGRIFSYDVTGGRSEEHGYAATGSGSIFARGAMKKLYHDDMTEQQAVTLVVQALYDAADDDSATGGPDVARRIYPIVTVISDEGFRKLTEAESSEVARSILERRLERPDGPRASLL, from the coding sequence GTGGAAGCCAACCCTCGTAGCACCGGGCGTCTGCCGGCAGCCTTCCTGACGCCCGGCTCGTCCTCGTTCATGGACTTTCTGGGCCAGCACTCCCCGGAGATGCTGCCCGGCAAGCGCGTCCTGCCGCCCGTGCAGGGCGCCATCGAGGCACCGCACGGCACGACCATCGTCGCGACGACGTTTCCCGGCGGTGTGGTGCTCGCCGGTGACCGTCGGGCGACCATGGGCAACATGATCGCCCAGCGCGATATCGAAAAGGTCTTCCCGGCCGACGAGTACTCGGCCGTGGGCATCGCCGGCACCGCCGGCCTGGCGGTGGAGATGGTCAAGCTCTTCCAGCTCGAGCTGGAGCACTTCGAGAAGGTCGAAGGCGCCCAGCTCTCCCTGGAGGGCAAGGCCAACCGGCTCTCCACCATGATCCGGGGCAACCTCGGCATGGCCATGCAGGGCCTGGCCGTCGTGCCGCTCTTCGCGGGCTACGACGTGGACCGGGAGAAGGGCCGCATCTTCTCGTACGACGTGACGGGCGGCCGCTCCGAGGAGCACGGCTACGCGGCCACCGGCTCCGGTTCGATCTTCGCCCGCGGGGCGATGAAGAAGCTGTACCACGACGACATGACCGAGCAGCAAGCCGTCACTCTGGTCGTCCAGGCGCTGTACGACGCGGCCGACGACGACTCGGCGACCGGCGGGCCAGACGTGGCCCGGCGGATCTACCCCATCGTCACCGTCATCAGCGACGAGGGCTTCCGCAAGCTCACCGAGGCCGAGTCCTCCGAGGTCGCCCGGTCGATCCTGGAGCGGCGCCTCGAAAGGCCCGACGGCCCGCGCGCTTCGCTGCTCTGA
- a CDS encoding ubiquitin-like protein Pup — protein MATKDTGGGQQKATRSTEETEEQTQEAQASEDLKERQEKLSDDVDSVLDEIDDVLEENAEDFVRSFVQKGGE, from the coding sequence ATGGCGACCAAGGACACCGGCGGCGGACAGCAGAAGGCCACGCGTTCCACTGAGGAGACCGAGGAGCAGACGCAGGAAGCGCAGGCTTCGGAGGACCTCAAGGAGCGCCAGGAGAAGCTGTCGGACGACGTCGACTCCGTACTGGACGAGATTGACGACGTCCTCGAGGAGAACGCCGAGGACTTCGTGCGTTCCTTTGTCCAAAAGGGCGGGGAGTAG
- the dop gene encoding depupylase/deamidase Dop, translated as MTVRRVMGIETEYGISVPGHPNANAMLTSSQIVNAYAAAMHRARRARWDFEEENPLRDARGFDLAREAADSSQLTDEDIGLANVILTNGARLYVDHAHPEYSSPEVTNPRDAVLWDKAGERIMAEAAERAAQLPGAQPIHLYKNNTDNKGASYGTHENYLMKRETAFSDIVRHLTPFFVSRQVVTGAGRVGIGQDGHEHGFQISQRADYFEVEVGLETTLKRPIINTRDEPHSDAEKYRRLHVIIGDANLSEISTYLKLGTTALVLSMIEDGFIAVDLAVDQPVRTLHQVSHDPTLKRLVTLRSGRTLTAVQLQMEYFELARKYVEERFGVDADEQTKDVLIRWEDTLNRLENDPMSLSGELDWIAKKELMEGYRRRDNLEWDAARLHLVDLQYADVRPEKGLYNRLAARGKMKRLLDEPDVARARTKPPEDTRAYFRGRCLEQYADDVAAASWDSVIFDLPGRDSLQRVPTLEPLRGTRNHVKELLDRCRTAEDLVRVLSGG; from the coding sequence ATGACCGTACGGCGAGTAATGGGCATCGAGACGGAGTACGGAATCTCCGTCCCTGGCCACCCGAACGCCAATGCCATGCTCACCTCGTCCCAGATCGTCAACGCTTACGCGGCGGCGATGCACAGGGCGCGGCGCGCACGCTGGGACTTTGAGGAGGAGAATCCGCTGCGGGACGCCCGCGGCTTCGACCTCGCCCGCGAGGCCGCCGACTCCAGCCAGCTCACCGATGAGGACATCGGCCTCGCCAATGTCATCCTCACCAACGGTGCGCGGCTCTACGTCGACCATGCCCACCCGGAATACAGCTCGCCCGAGGTGACCAACCCGCGCGACGCCGTGCTCTGGGACAAGGCCGGCGAACGCATCATGGCGGAGGCCGCCGAGCGCGCGGCCCAGCTCCCCGGCGCCCAGCCGATCCACCTCTACAAAAACAACACCGACAACAAAGGCGCTTCCTACGGGACCCACGAGAACTATCTGATGAAGCGGGAGACCGCCTTCTCGGACATCGTGCGCCACCTGACGCCGTTCTTCGTCTCCCGCCAGGTCGTCACCGGCGCCGGACGGGTCGGAATCGGCCAGGACGGCCATGAACACGGCTTTCAGATCAGCCAGCGCGCCGACTACTTCGAGGTCGAGGTCGGGCTCGAGACCACCCTCAAGCGGCCCATCATCAACACCCGCGACGAGCCGCACTCGGACGCCGAGAAATACCGCAGGCTCCATGTGATCATCGGCGACGCGAACCTGTCGGAGATCTCGACCTATCTGAAGCTGGGCACCACGGCCCTGGTCCTGTCGATGATCGAGGACGGCTTCATCGCCGTGGACCTGGCCGTCGACCAGCCCGTACGCACCCTGCACCAGGTCTCCCACGACCCGACCCTTAAGCGGCTGGTCACGCTGCGCAGCGGCCGGACACTCACCGCAGTCCAGCTCCAGATGGAGTACTTCGAGCTGGCGCGGAAGTACGTCGAGGAGCGCTTCGGCGTGGACGCCGACGAACAGACCAAGGACGTCCTGATCCGCTGGGAGGACACGCTCAACCGGCTCGAGAACGACCCGATGAGCCTGTCCGGCGAGCTGGACTGGATCGCCAAGAAGGAGCTCATGGAGGGCTACCGGCGGCGTGACAACCTCGAGTGGGACGCTGCACGGCTGCACCTGGTGGACCTCCAGTACGCCGACGTACGCCCCGAGAAGGGCCTGTACAACCGGCTGGCGGCCCGCGGGAAGATGAAACGGCTCCTGGACGAGCCGGACGTCGCGCGGGCCCGGACGAAGCCGCCCGAGGACACCCGTGCGTACTTCCGCGGTCGCTGCCTGGAGCAGTACGCCGACGATGTCGCCGCGGCCTCCTGGGACTCGGTGATCTTCGATCTGCCTGGCCGGGACTCGCTGCAGCGGGTGCCGACGCTGGAACCGCTGCGCGGTACACGCAACCACGTCAAGGAGCTCCTGGACCGGTGCCGGACCGCGGAAGACCTGGTCCGGGTGCTGTCCGGGGGCTGA